The following is a genomic window from Pygocentrus nattereri isolate fPygNat1 chromosome 8, fPygNat1.pri, whole genome shotgun sequence.
TATTTGTAAACTTCGGACCACCAGaaaacatacagagagagaaatcataaagtgtggtgggggggggcaaacaaaaaaaacagtcacGGCCACCAAGTCAGTGGTTTATTTCCCTAGAAGTATTCCAATACCTCCACTTTCACCATCTACTGTAAATCACATAATTGGTCCATTTGTAAAAGATGAAGCATTATTAATCTGGGCTGCAAtaactcaaaataaacaaaacagagtTGATTTCctggacatggattaagcctagtcttggactaaactgTAGTGCCAAAGGTAACTCGATATTGCAAATTCTTCGTAGTTTAGGCCTAGAGTTACTCTGAGTCTGGGAAACCAGCCCAAAGATTtctaaaacacaacacaatgtCCTGTACTTCAGAGAGGCCTGACTTAAATAAACCTGAATAATTAAGTGCATTACACATGCTCTCCATTGCTTTAATGATATACACCTGTTAAAATCCTCAACAAATGGACTACGTTAACCCCTACaagaaaacatttagaaaagaaGTAGGATTTAATGAATGGACAACCGTTTATAAAATCTGAAACCTGAAGTATCCACtataacattttttcttttggcccaACACCTAAATTATTTAATGTATCGttgttttttccagttttttaaaatttgaacaCATTGTAAAGTAACATGATTGTGTTTTGAGAATAGTCTcgtgtttttaaatgtcttgtATCTCTTGATTGGGTCTTTGTgaaccacacaaacaaacattcagTTTTTGGTCACTACTTTGCAGTAAGTTTGGATCCTGCACCTTCTGTTCCTTCCACTGAGGTCCAGTGTGCTACTGCAGCACCACGGTCCAGTCTGCTCCAGCATTCATGCCTGGTTTGCGAAGGGTTAGCACCGACATAGAGGCCTCAAACTCAAACTCCACAGAAGTCTCTTTGCCTGTTGTACAgagtaaaaaaagtttaaaaaagtgACAATGTAATCAATCAACAGTTAAAAAGACCCAACACTCACTTTGCCTAGATGATGGCTTAGattattttattccattgtGCTGAAGGATCTCaatcaaagagagaaagaagtaaTTGAAAGACATACCATCCATCTGAAGAGTAACCTTGTTGGGCTTACTGGCTCCCAATATGAGAACCTTTTCAATCCAAGAATCTGTAGAGAAGTTGGACTCTGGAAACAAGTTCCTAAAGTAAAAGGGAATAAAGCCTTTAAGTGAGACCTCGTACCCATATCAGGTAAAATAATAAAGAGAgtcattaaaagaaaataacaggAGCAAAGGTGTGTCAGAAACCTGGATGCAAGAGCATTGTTGGCAAACGTTAGACTCCGGTGAATAAACTCTTTCTTTGTCTGGAAGTTAAAGGTGTGGCCATCGTCTATGTAGAGTTCACCTACAGCAACTCTCTACAAAAAGATGAGGAGGTTAATGGAGAAGTCACCATATCCACAGGATTCTCCACCTCACTTATGTTCATCTTTAAGAACACTTATAAAGCTGCATTATTTCTAATACTACATGACAATGTGTTTGGAGGTAAAATCTGTACAAACTCTCATACAATACCATTTAAAAGTTAACACATACTCTACACAGCATcaatttacactttaaaatacgaacaaaaataataacataacTTCTGCACAGATCACAGATAAAAATGATTGCTTACCTGAGGGCTGAGAGCCACATACAGGGTGTATGGGTCATTCTCCATGCAGTCAGATGACCTTCGAACTCTGACCTTTCTTGGAACGATTGAGCCGCCACGCTGGAACACTGGGATCTGACCAAAGCAGAAGCAGAACTTTCGTAACTCACATATTTATTAGCAAAAAGCTACTTACTGTATCTTAAGGTtaagagagacatacagagctCATTGTGACTGGGATGTAGAGGTTCTGAGCACCGTTGTGTTTCTGGAACGTGTGGACATCATACCAGACCTAAGGTGGATAGAGAGACAAGTGCAAGTGCTTGTAGAACAAGACATTCACTTCACTGCCATTTTAAACCAGTCCTGCCCAAAACACCTGAACCATTTAAGACTGTAGGGTTTAGcaccacaaacaaacaaaaacaatgtctACCTCCCCCTGTCCAGGCAGATAGGCTGTGACTCCTCGTGCTCCTTCTTCAGTGACAGGGTGGACCAGCAGATCTTGTCCTGAATTAGACAAACAATAACCATGGTATAAGCCCAGCATACATTCAGAAACAACATTCACTGactccatacacacacacaggcttacTCACCAATGAGGAATTCATCATCAATAGTGAAAGTAGCTGTGTCCTTAGGATATTCAACCCACAGGGGCCTAAGACACAGGaatataaaaagtaaactgTGATGAGAAACAACTGATATAAAATTATCAAATGTATGTACAGACACATATCTTGCAACTTGCAAAGTTCTCATTCAGAACACAGTATGAAGGTTtaacataaatgtgtttttttcattaGGGGCcagttacattttatatttgaaaataaattctCTGACCTCATAACAGGCTGGCCGGTCTTGTGTGCCTGGTAGAATTGCTGGTACCAGTAAGGTAAGAGGGTGTAGCGCTGACGGATTGCATCCCGGATGAGGGCGGTATTTTCTGGGCCAAACAGCCAGGGCTCCCGTCTGGGAGTGTCCAGGTGGGCATGAGCTCTGAAGAATGGCTGATATGCACCAGTCTGGTACCAACGCACCAGCAATTCAGCACTTGGGCTCTTAAAGAAACCACCAACATCGgctacagacagagagaaacagacaatgCGATATATACACgcacgcatgcacgcacacacacacagaatactTCATTCTAAATAAAATTGCCCTTATGTGGTCAATTCAACCCCTTCGAGGACTCATCCAAGAGCCGTCACTtgagctaaaaaaaaagcaacccTTAGAATGGCCTCAGGGATTCCCAGAGGGGGAAATGGTGAGACCAAGCCAACAAATACATATCAAAACTGGTACTAAAATGAGTGGAAAGTATTTATTAAGCTTATTTCTCAATATACATGtattaagatttttaaaataatgttatgAGCACAattaaaaggaagaaagaacTTTGACTGACCTCCACACAGAGAGATccccaccaaacccagactcaaaCACATAGGGATAGAAATCTTCAGGTGGTCCCACTCAGCAGCATTATCACCAGTCCACACAGCAcctacatatacaaacacacaaaaaatgagATACAAGGAGCTGTGTGTCCTATTTCTAGCCCTCACTGTTAGTAAAAGTTAGGCACGTATGCTAATCACGTAGTTTCTTTAACATTATAAAAGGATTTTGAGAAAGAATAAACATTTGGCTTCGTCAATAAATATTATCTGTAGCGTTCCCCCAGTCTACATAGATAAAGTGCTCACCATATCGCTGAGATCCAGCAAAGAAGGCTCTGGTGAGAACAAAGGGTCTCTCTGTTCCGCCAGACCGTTGGATCAGGCCATCAGTTGTAGCCATATGCTGCTCAGCAAGGAAGTAGCAAAATGAGATGTGccaaaatggataaaaaaaataaataataagtcacagaataacataaaataaaaaaaaaaataataatcacaatttgAAATACAAAAACTAATGTAAATGCAGTTATTTTCCCTAAACCCCCACACTAGCCTGTGTAATGCACTGTTCGCCTCACCACATAGAGGCCGTAGAGGTTGTGGACGTCCCTATGTTCCCATTTGCCATGCATTGCGTCTTTATACATAGTAACCTCTGGGCCGTTGAACACAGACGGCTCGTTCATATCGTTCCAGGTGTACAAGTTCTCCATTGAACCCTGGGAACAGCATGTGAGACATTTAGCTGAAAGATCTTTTTAAATAACATGTAGTATCGGTGCTCGTTTTCTCTCTGCATAAGCCTTATGTTGGTAGACCAGCCTTTGCTTGAAAACAATCACCTTTTGTAATATAATACTAAGTCTTACCTCATACTTATCATATGCAAACATACTGGCCCACCAAGCTCTCATCTCTGGATTAGTGAAGTCTGGGTAACCAGAGTTGCCTGTGCAttagcgagagagaaagaggaaagctGAAAAGGACAATTCTGAGACAAGCATCAAAGttgcaaagcaagaacaaagAATACAGATGACTCtgtaaacaatgttattttgagtgaacagtaaaaaaaaatgatgctaCAACTTCCAGTGTTCTCACCTGGCCAACACCATCCCTCGTAGTCTCCACCGTCTTTATTTTTGACATAGAGGTCTCTGGCACGGATCTCACTGTGGATCTTGTAGCCACTGTCCACCTTAATATGAGGGTCAACGATGGCTACCATCTGCCAAGGACAGGATTTCAAAATGCCGTCAATGGAGTGGGATTATCAGCTGATCTGATCTTAGATTTCTAAATTGCTGACATATTGATGTTATATTGCTGGTTTTACCTCTCATATCAAAAAGgtattgtattatttaaatCTAACAAACAATAAAACCCTAGTATTGAGCTGATTGAAAGATTCAGTATTAACTATATGTTAACCTTCAGTGTctttatacactttacacaGCATCTTCATTCAGCAAACAGATAACAGGTAAGTGATGGATCACCTTGCGTCTCTTGTCCTTGATGCCGTGCAGCATTTCTTTAGGCTGGGGGAACTTTTCAGGGTCCCAGGTAAAGTAGCGTTTGCCATCTGTGTGCTCAATGTCCAGCCAGATGAAATCGTATGGGATGTCATGCTGATCAAAGCCCTGATCCACTGCTTTCACATCATCCTGGTCATTGTAGTTCCAGCGGCACTGGTGATAGCCCAGACCAGCCAGAGGAGGGAAAGACTGAGTGCCTTGTATGTGTCATGTGAGTGAGAGATGAAGGGAGAGACAATAAACGGTAAGACCACAGTGTTGCAACATACTAATTATTGATCAGAGCTGTTTGAGATGTAGACTTAAAACCTGAAGTAAAATTGGAGAACACAGTTCAATGATGAAGAAATGATGGAGAGTCTAAAGGGGTAGCAGAAACCACAAACTGTATGCATATGCATGTACCTGTAAGTGAGGCATACTGTGAAAAGACATCAGAGGGTTTTGGTCCGAGCATGATGAAGACATCGATGATACCGCTCTCAGAGATCCAACGGACATCAGTCTGAGGAGTTTCACTTGAGCCCTGAACAAAGTCCAGCATCTTCCCAAACACTGTCTGCAATAAGCAAGGAGATAgtggcatgaaaaaaaaaaaggaaatttatAAAAAGAATTTAAGAACATCAAACAGCACAGCGCCCCAAACAGAAAACGTTTTTACTGCTTTACTTGTGTGCTTTTCCAACCTTTACATTCTTCCATACTGAGAATGTACTCAAAATACCTGCTTATCTCTGTCTGTATGGTGCCATTTTTGCTTTCCACataaaattaaaactgaaaagtgaTAACAGAtaacaaataaatgaagataCAGAAAAAGTGTATTCTAAAATGCTGTGAACCCCATGTGACACTCACACTCTTAAGatatatttataaacacatGCTTTAATCAGTTTAACAGTAGAAATTCttagctattattattaattattataattactaATAATTTATACTATTAAGCTGATTGGCTAAGGATGGAAATTGAGAAATAATTGAGTAATTGATATTAATAGTGGAAAATACTAGTAGcagaaattattattaaatagttTGCAATTTGAGGTCATAATAAAGATGTGTTTAGCTGACTCTCCACGAGGTGGCGCTACTAATACTCAAGTCACTTTTGTGTGCAtcactgaaaaacaagaaaaacacctGCTGAATCTCACAAATGAACATGTTTGTAAATCCACACAGCATATGTATGAgataaaattatacatttttgttgttacaAATtgcatgtatataaaataaaagtgtatataatgtaaaaggttttgttttccACTCATGTAAAATTCAGTTAAATTTAACTGAAGAACTcaatggaaaacaaaacatacaaaccAAAAATGCCACTCAAATGTCTATTACAAAGTTCACATGTTTCAAATGTATAAAAAGTATTAAACCTAGTGCAGTAACCACCAATAAATTAACCATATGAAAACAGAGTAATTCCAATAAAAGAGTTAGCAAATATTATCAGTGTAaactactttttttaaataatatttttgcaATAAACAATGCTATATAATGACATGTATAAGTTTCATGAAATGACAAGAataaatcagcattacagaCTTAATGacttaaaatgcattacatttgcCTACATTACATACCTACAGATATTGCATATCTGAAATTGTCttaatttagtttaaaaaaaagactgcTTGATCAAAAATAATAAGATTACTCAATAACTCATAAAATCAATACTAACAGCCCTAGCTCTAACTTCTATAGGATTCAGAGAGGTTTACAAtcatactgtttatttatttttaaaatgttcatactCTTAAAAGTCTTCCTTACTTTGCCAGCAGTATTGGAGCTGATGTCCACCCAGGTCTCAGCAGCATTGAGCCAGAAGATGCCCATGGTTCTCTGTGCATTATGGGCCAGCATAACTGGCACAGCTCCATATAAGGCCATGGGGTTATAGAGCTCGTACTGGAACACATCCAGATTATAAAGCCTGTACGGTTCCCCCCCACTGTGGAAAAATCAGGCAAAGTTATTTGAGTAATACCCATAGACTTTTGAGAGGGAGAGGAAACAGTAAAAATCGCCCTGAATAAAGAAATtagttttaaaattaatttaataatttaaaaaaaaaaaaaaaaacaaacacaatgtgTACTTACTCTGTGGTTTTGAGTTTAAGGTTGTCTGCATGTTCTGGTATACCATAAACATGTTCTACTCCAGGCAAAGAAAAGTCTAAACTAATAGATGTGGGACCTGAGGACAGAAATGATTTTCTCATAATAAACAGAGTAAAGACATGATGCCATTAtagcacatacaaaaacaacTGCTTTCACTATAGAAAACTGAATACTGGCCACAGTCACCTTCTGTATGGGAATAACCTGGGAAAGCCAACATaactttgttaaaaaaatagcATGTAAATACAAGTGAACTGTAACACTGGGAGGACTGAGGTTAACTTTTGAGGTTAATCGTTGGGAAAGTGAACAGAATGATCactgaacatttttacattcagttatatattttttgaatTGTGTCACATATTGTGAGAAAGAAAACGACACCTCTTTTTTCATACTAGCAGGCTTTTGCACCACCAAATGCTACTACATCTTATTCAGACACACTGAGCCCACGCACCATTCGGTTTACTGTCTGTGTGCGTCTTAAAGGTCTCCTCCCACAAACCATCTTCCTCTTTATCTTTCCCACCATCTTCTGCCTGTTGACACAGATACAGATGACATGATTGGTGCATGAGcggaaacaaagaaaacaag
Proteins encoded in this region:
- the ganab gene encoding neutral alpha-glucosidase AB isoform X3, which gives rise to MRIMGLLLGLCISLLLGGSWAVDRGNFKTCDQSAFCKRQRALKPGQSPYRALLDTLELSDSRLTLQLINDNNKVHLLLELYRLQGNITRVKINELKPLKPRYEVPDVLVGDQPTEPLSVLSQDDNGVVLSLGAESQRLIVSARPFRLDIMEGPEVLLSLNSRGLLAFEHLRLRKDTQADPEGAEVKENVDGAEQQDEEQKAEDGGKDKEEDGLWEETFKTHTDSKPNGPTSISLDFSLPGVEHVYGIPEHADNLKLKTTDGGEPYRLYNLDVFQYELYNPMALYGAVPVMLAHNAQRTMGIFWLNAAETWVDISSNTAGKTVFGKMLDFVQGSSETPQTDVRWISESGIIDVFIMLGPKPSDVFSQYASLTGTQSFPPLAGLGYHQCRWNYNDQDDVKAVDQGFDQHDIPYDFIWLDIEHTDGKRYFTWDPEKFPQPKEMLHGIKDKRRKMVAIVDPHIKVDSGYKIHSEIRARDLYVKNKDGGDYEGWCWPGNSGYPDFTNPEMRAWWASMFAYDKYEGSMENLYTWNDMNEPSVFNGPEVTMYKDAMHGKWEHRDVHNLYGLYVHMATTDGLIQRSGGTERPFVLTRAFFAGSQRYGAVWTGDNAAEWDHLKISIPMCLSLGLVGISLCGADVGGFFKSPSAELLVRWYQTGAYQPFFRAHAHLDTPRREPWLFGPENTALIRDAIRQRYTLLPYWYQQFYQAHKTGQPVMRPLWVEYPKDTATFTIDDEFLIGQDLLVHPVTEEGARGVTAYLPGQGEVWYDVHTFQKHNGAQNLYIPVTMSSIPVFQRGGSIVPRKVRVRRSSDCMENDPYTLYVALSPQRVAVGELYIDDGHTFNFQTKKEFIHRSLTFANNALASRNLFPESNFSTDSWIEKVLILGASKPNKVTLQMDGKETSVEFEFEASMSVLTLRKPGMNAGADWTVVLQ
- the ganab gene encoding neutral alpha-glucosidase AB isoform X1 is translated as MNARLLWDLLAKTTGHFHLIEMGLLLGLCISLLLGGSWAVDRGNFKTCDQSAFCKRQRALKPGQSPYRALLDTLELSDSRLTLQLINDNNKVHLLLELYRLQGNITRVKINELKPLKPRYEVPDVLVGDQPTEPLSVLSQDDNGVVLSLGAESQRLIVSARPFRLDIMEGPEVLLSLNSRGLLAFEHLRLRKDTQADPEGAEVKENVDGAEQQDEEQKAEDGGKDKEEDGLWEETFKTHTDSKPNGPTSISLDFSLPGVEHVYGIPEHADNLKLKTTDGGEPYRLYNLDVFQYELYNPMALYGAVPVMLAHNAQRTMGIFWLNAAETWVDISSNTAGKTVFGKMLDFVQGSSETPQTDVRWISESGIIDVFIMLGPKPSDVFSQYASLTGTQSFPPLAGLGYHQCRWNYNDQDDVKAVDQGFDQHDIPYDFIWLDIEHTDGKRYFTWDPEKFPQPKEMLHGIKDKRRKMVAIVDPHIKVDSGYKIHSEIRARDLYVKNKDGGDYEGWCWPGNSGYPDFTNPEMRAWWASMFAYDKYEGSMENLYTWNDMNEPSVFNGPEVTMYKDAMHGKWEHRDVHNLYGLYVHMATTDGLIQRSGGTERPFVLTRAFFAGSQRYGAVWTGDNAAEWDHLKISIPMCLSLGLVGISLCGADVGGFFKSPSAELLVRWYQTGAYQPFFRAHAHLDTPRREPWLFGPENTALIRDAIRQRYTLLPYWYQQFYQAHKTGQPVMRPLWVEYPKDTATFTIDDEFLIGQDLLVHPVTEEGARGVTAYLPGQGEVWYDVHTFQKHNGAQNLYIPVTMSSIPVFQRGGSIVPRKVRVRRSSDCMENDPYTLYVALSPQRVAVGELYIDDGHTFNFQTKKEFIHRSLTFANNALASRNLFPESNFSTDSWIEKVLILGASKPNKVTLQMDGKETSVEFEFEASMSVLTLRKPGMNAGADWTVVLQ
- the ganab gene encoding neutral alpha-glucosidase AB isoform X2, with the translated sequence MAAAFNERMGLLLGLCISLLLGGSWAVDRGNFKTCDQSAFCKRQRALKPGQSPYRALLDTLELSDSRLTLQLINDNNKVHLLLELYRLQGNITRVKINELKPLKPRYEVPDVLVGDQPTEPLSVLSQDDNGVVLSLGAESQRLIVSARPFRLDIMEGPEVLLSLNSRGLLAFEHLRLRKDTQADPEGAEVKENVDGAEQQDEEQKAEDGGKDKEEDGLWEETFKTHTDSKPNGPTSISLDFSLPGVEHVYGIPEHADNLKLKTTDGGEPYRLYNLDVFQYELYNPMALYGAVPVMLAHNAQRTMGIFWLNAAETWVDISSNTAGKTVFGKMLDFVQGSSETPQTDVRWISESGIIDVFIMLGPKPSDVFSQYASLTGTQSFPPLAGLGYHQCRWNYNDQDDVKAVDQGFDQHDIPYDFIWLDIEHTDGKRYFTWDPEKFPQPKEMLHGIKDKRRKMVAIVDPHIKVDSGYKIHSEIRARDLYVKNKDGGDYEGWCWPGNSGYPDFTNPEMRAWWASMFAYDKYEGSMENLYTWNDMNEPSVFNGPEVTMYKDAMHGKWEHRDVHNLYGLYVHMATTDGLIQRSGGTERPFVLTRAFFAGSQRYGAVWTGDNAAEWDHLKISIPMCLSLGLVGISLCGADVGGFFKSPSAELLVRWYQTGAYQPFFRAHAHLDTPRREPWLFGPENTALIRDAIRQRYTLLPYWYQQFYQAHKTGQPVMRPLWVEYPKDTATFTIDDEFLIGQDLLVHPVTEEGARGVTAYLPGQGEVWYDVHTFQKHNGAQNLYIPVTMSSIPVFQRGGSIVPRKVRVRRSSDCMENDPYTLYVALSPQRVAVGELYIDDGHTFNFQTKKEFIHRSLTFANNALASRNLFPESNFSTDSWIEKVLILGASKPNKVTLQMDGKETSVEFEFEASMSVLTLRKPGMNAGADWTVVLQ
- the ganab gene encoding neutral alpha-glucosidase AB isoform X4; the encoded protein is MSAMGLLLGLCISLLLGGSWAVDRGNFKTCDQSAFCKRQRALKPGQSPYRALLDTLELSDSRLTLQLINDNNKVHLLLELYRLQGNITRVKINELKPLKPRYEVPDVLVGDQPTEPLSVLSQDDNGVVLSLGAESQRLIVSARPFRLDIMEGPEVLLSLNSRGLLAFEHLRLRKDTQADPEGAEVKENVDGAEQQDEEQKAEDGGKDKEEDGLWEETFKTHTDSKPNGPTSISLDFSLPGVEHVYGIPEHADNLKLKTTDGGEPYRLYNLDVFQYELYNPMALYGAVPVMLAHNAQRTMGIFWLNAAETWVDISSNTAGKTVFGKMLDFVQGSSETPQTDVRWISESGIIDVFIMLGPKPSDVFSQYASLTGTQSFPPLAGLGYHQCRWNYNDQDDVKAVDQGFDQHDIPYDFIWLDIEHTDGKRYFTWDPEKFPQPKEMLHGIKDKRRKMVAIVDPHIKVDSGYKIHSEIRARDLYVKNKDGGDYEGWCWPGNSGYPDFTNPEMRAWWASMFAYDKYEGSMENLYTWNDMNEPSVFNGPEVTMYKDAMHGKWEHRDVHNLYGLYVHMATTDGLIQRSGGTERPFVLTRAFFAGSQRYGAVWTGDNAAEWDHLKISIPMCLSLGLVGISLCGADVGGFFKSPSAELLVRWYQTGAYQPFFRAHAHLDTPRREPWLFGPENTALIRDAIRQRYTLLPYWYQQFYQAHKTGQPVMRPLWVEYPKDTATFTIDDEFLIGQDLLVHPVTEEGARGVTAYLPGQGEVWYDVHTFQKHNGAQNLYIPVTMSSIPVFQRGGSIVPRKVRVRRSSDCMENDPYTLYVALSPQRVAVGELYIDDGHTFNFQTKKEFIHRSLTFANNALASRNLFPESNFSTDSWIEKVLILGASKPNKVTLQMDGKETSVEFEFEASMSVLTLRKPGMNAGADWTVVLQ